Within Chloroflexota bacterium, the genomic segment ATGGCGTAGCCCGGGTCGAAGATGTATTCGGTGCCGCACTCGGCCAGCACGCGGAGCTGCTCCGGCGTGAGGGACCGAAAGACGGGCACGAGCGCGAGGGCCTGGGCGAGCTGCTCGGGGCTCCCTGTCCCTCGATGGACCATCGGTGGATGGTCCGCCTGCTGTTGCGCGGCCCGCTCCGAGCTGCCGATCGGCGTCGGGGACGACGCGCCGACGCTCGTTCGAGCGAGCCATGCGCGCACGCGCGAACGGAGCATGGGCGCGCTGACCGGGCTGGCCAGGTAGTCGGTCGCCGCGGCCCCTTGGTCGTGCGGATTGCCCTCGGGCTCGGCGTCGTTCGTGAGGAGGAGGACCGGAAGGGACGCGCGCCCAGTCCGCTGTCGGATCTCGCGAATAAACTCGCTCGACGCGGTTGGCGGAGCCGCTGCGACAACGACCAGATCGGGCGCCATGGCCCGAACGCGGTCCAGCGTGGCGGGACCGGTGGGGGCGTGTAACAGACGGAGGTTGTCCTCCCCCAGCTCGCTGGTGATGGCCTCGCGTTGAAACTCGTCGACGCCGATGAGGAGAACGCGCTTGCCGCTCACCGATTGACGCCGAATGGCGGAGATCCCGTCGGACGCCGGGGCTTGGCTCTGTCCACGGAGAGAGAGCGCCAGTCCCTCTGCCGCTGCAAAGATCTCGACCGGCGAGTCCCGCCGCGCCGCGCGCACGCGAGCGTCGCGCTCCATGGCCGCCAGCGACGCATCGTCGCGGGCAGGATCGTGGTGAAACAGCGCGAGGCGCCGGGCACCGGCCGCGATCGATACGTCGGTCGCGTACTCGACAGTGCTGTGCCCCCAGCCAACGCGGCGATCGTATTCATCTGCCGTGTATTGCGCGTCGTGAATGACGAGGTCCGCGTCCTTGAGGAAGGCGACGTGGCGCTGATCGCCGGGATGCCGGAAGTCGATGCCCCCGGGCTTCCAGAAGGGCTCGTGGTCCGTGGTGTAGGCGACGGTGACGCCATCAGCCGAGATCCGATACGCGATGGTTGGGGCGGTGTGGTTCAAGTGTTGGGTCTCGACGAGCACGTCGCCCACTCGAAAAAACCCCTCCTCCAGCTCGATGAAGTGGAGGCGACTTCGGAGCTCACGAAGACGGACCGGGAAGTACGAGTACTGCATCTGGCCGGCCAGCGAATCCTCGAGGCTGCGCTGGAAACCGGCCGCCGCGTAGATGTTCAGCTCGGTCTCGGGAAGGAAGGCCGGTTCGAAAAACGGGAACCCCTGGATGTGGTCCCAGTGCGTGTGACCGATGAAGAGGTGGAGGCGCAGGCTGTCCGCGGATGGGCCCTGGGGGCCGAGCAAGTGTTGGCCGAGGCCACGAGCGCCGCTTCCGCAATCGAGAATTATCCGCACGCCGGTGTCGGTCGTAACTTCAACGCAGGAGGTATTTCCGCCGTACGTTGTCGTGGCCGGGCCAGGCGCCGGGATGGATCCCCGTGTTCCCCAGAATCGGACCTGCAAGGGGCGGCTTTCCGTTCACGTCACTGAGCGCGGGGCGTCCGCTCGGTCAGGGTGCTCCGCCTGCGCCACGTTTCGACAGCTAGAGACCGGTCGGGCGGCTAAGCGCGCCATTGTAGCATCGGCCCAGAGCCGAAGGCCACGACGCGGGTCACAATTCGCGTGCGAGATCGCGGGCCGGCACACCCGGTCTCGGATCCCACTGTGACGGATCTCGCGGTCGAATCCCCGGCCATGCTGTATCGAGGATGGTATCATCGGTTCTGCCTTCACCCAGCTCGGCGATGAGTCGCGTCTGAGCGCTCTTTGCCTTTCGTTCGGGGGATCCGTGATGAGGAGTAAATCGCTGCTTCGGCCTGTCTTCGCTGGCGTATCCATCATCTTCTTGCTGACCCTCGCGGTGCCCGTGCTCCTCAGGGGGACCGTCACGACGTTCGCGCAGGATCCACCAGCGGCATTCGTACCCTGGTGGGGTATTACGTCCGCCACGACTCAGCTCTGGACCTCGCTCGATTCGGGGAGCGCTAGTGTCGCCTCGCTGCCCGCGGGGAGCCCGGTCAAGGTCCTTGCACCGAGCGACGGCAACCGGCTCTTGGTCTTCAGTCAGAGCACGCAGAACGTAGGGTGGGTTGATGCCGCAGTGGTGGATCCGTCCTCTGCCCCAAGCGTGGATGTTCAGACGGTTTCCGCTTCGCCGGTCCCGTCGGGCGACTTCACGCCATTCTGGGTGATGACCGATAAGCCGACGACTGCGTGGGACAGCGATCAGCCAGACGCAGGGGCGCGCGGACAGATCCCCCAGTGGCGCTACCTGCAGGTGATCCAGCAGGCGGACTCCAACCGGCTTCTGGCGATCGACCCGAGAACGAGCGAGCGGCAGTACGTCGATGCGGGCGCCGTGGGCCCCGTTGGGCCACCGCCCGACGAATACTTCGATCCGCCGCCACCGGACGATGAGGCAATGAATTTACCAGCGCGGATCACCGGGTCGACGGAAATCTTCGAGCGGCCGGAGAATCAGCCCTACTTCGCCCTCGACGAAGTGGAGCACAATACACCGATCAACGTCGAGGGTATGGTCGACGAAGGTGACCAGGGCGTGTGGTACCGAGTGGGCGATCAGAAGTACGTCCCGCAGAGTCACGTCCGCCTCCCCACACCACCGGACCGCACGTGGGATGGACGCTGGATCGACGCGAACCTGACCGAGCCGGCGATGGTGACCGCGTACGAAGGGAGCACGCCCGTGTACGCGGCG encodes:
- a CDS encoding diguanylate cyclase; translation: MRIILDCGSGARGLGQHLLGPQGPSADSLRLHLFIGHTHWDHIQGFPFFEPAFLPETELNIYAAAGFQRSLEDSLAGQMQYSYFPVRLRELRSRLHFIELEEGFFRVGDVLVETQHLNHTAPTIAYRISADGVTVAYTTDHEPFWKPGGIDFRHPGDQRHVAFLKDADLVIHDAQYTADEYDRRVGWGHSTVEYATDVSIAAGARRLALFHHDPARDDASLAAMERDARVRAARRDSPVEIFAAAEGLALSLRGQSQAPASDGISAIRRQSVSGKRVLLIGVDEFQREAITSELGEDNLRLLHAPTGPATLDRVRAMAPDLVVVAAAPPTASSEFIREIRQRTGRASLPVLLLTNDAEPEGNPHDQGAAATDYLASPVSAPMLRSRVRAWLARTSVGASSPTPIGSSERAAQQQADHPPMVHRGTGSPEQLAQALALVPVFRSLTPEQLRVLAECGTEYIFDPGYAIIRQHESSDQIYVILSGRVRVSEESDEPPNGDAVIAEIGAGEVVGEMAMLHDRPRSASVVSSEPTRCLALPAADFGQILRSSPDLAMALMRVLANRIHETDRRLARYAPDPLTGLPNRRAFHDQYARIAAQARRRGRGATLVSLDIVRLRAINDRFGYDVGDEALRAVADTLNENARKADLVARYGGDEFALLLVDVEPSAVQPILARVAQQISELGSRRGVPVPIRCAWGAASADVLPDVPDALLVQADEDMQRRRPSAEQV
- a CDS encoding L,D-transpeptidase — translated: MRSKSLLRPVFAGVSIIFLLTLAVPVLLRGTVTTFAQDPPAAFVPWWGITSATTQLWTSLDSGSASVASLPAGSPVKVLAPSDGNRLLVFSQSTQNVGWVDAAVVDPSSAPSVDVQTVSASPVPSGDFTPFWVMTDKPTTAWDSDQPDAGARGQIPQWRYLQVIQQADSNRLLAIDPRTSERQYVDAGAVGPVGPPPDEYFDPPPPDDEAMNLPARITGSTEIFERPENQPYFALDEVEHNTPINVEGMVDEGDQGVWYRVGDQKYVPQSHVRLPTPPDRTWDGRWIDANLTEPAMVTAYEGSTPVYAALAVKGSTAFQTPPGVYRILRRVQDETMDSSTIGIPRSSPNGYYLKGVLFTQYFTNDGAALHYNYWRSNWGYGASHGCLGMNYDDSKFFWDFGSVGTIVYVHS